The Microcaecilia unicolor chromosome 3, aMicUni1.1, whole genome shotgun sequence nucleotide sequence CGAATCTTTATGTGGAATATCTACCTTGCTTTGGAACTGACTTATATTAACCCATTGCAACACTGAGATGTGCATGATTAAAATGTGCAGTTAGCCATACTTGAGCATTCATTGAAGATTTTGGAAAACTTTCCTTGACTAGTGTTGGTTCACAATGGTTCAAATGGCTCTCCTCTAAATCAGTAATGTGTGTCATTGTGCCAAGTGAATTTCTTTTGGATATCACTCCTCTACTATTAATTCAATTATCATTTGTTCCTCTAGTAATACACTTGGAGGTATATAAATGATTATGTCGCTTTATATCATCTTTGTCTGATTTTCAGATTTACATTTGTATTTTCAACTTGTTGGAAACAGAGACTGATTAAGATAATTATGTTATTTTAAGTCTCCTGTTTTGTATAATTGGCTAACTGCATCATTACTGCCATAGACTCCTACTTTCTATTTAGTTTCACCAATACAATTAAAAGGATACTGTAAGAACCATCTATATATTTCATAACTGAATACAATAGAGCTTCATGTTTTCATCTTCTATCTACTGGCCGCTTTGTTGGATTGCACTGTGATAGACTCAGCATTCTGATATTTTGTATGTTAACACTAGACTTAAAGCTGGGGCTTAGGAAAAGCTAATCCAGTCTAATTATGTATTAATACTTCTCTTTTTAATGTGGTTTAAATTAAAGTTGTAGCTTGCTATTTGTATTACGATAGACAACTTTATGATTATGTGTCAACAGCTTACTTAACTTTTTTCATAACTAGTTCCTTTCTACCAATAAATGATAAAAGGCTTTATTTACTAACTGGTGGTTTTGATTCAGTAACTTATTGCTACATTTTCTTTCTATGGTTTCTAATATTGACAGTGCACTCCCAAATTTATTATATTTCTTGACAGATTTAAAATTAACATTATTTCCAATTTCAGGAATATTGTATTTTTCATATGACCTGGCACCTTGTTTCTCAGGTGCGGTTTGGGTTGATTATATATCAACATAAATAACATTTTGGAATGCTGGCTGAATAATGAGGGGGAATTTTATTTGGCACCTACTGAATAAATATCTACTTAAAATAAGGGAAAGAGTGCATTGTTTGTGTTTTACTCATTGATGGAAATTTGATTATGAAGTCTAAGGgatcgatattcagaccacagaccGGATAACTTCCGTGGTCGgtgctaagcccagatattcaattccaagctgtttccagtgaccagcattgaatatccggtttattttggatctgtttaaagataactggctaagtcaatatttGGCTTTAAAATTCAGTGGATAGCCAGATAGCCCCGAACTTCCCATGAACCTCCCATTTTTGCGTCCCCTTTTCCATgacgtgcataaaatttaggtgcagatcatgCACCTAAATTCATGCacgtacatattaattgattccaattagcacaATTAAATGatcaattggtgctaattggctgatCATTCAATTAAGATTTGCACATAATTTGGGTGCATGTGCATCTTGATCATGTGGATTCAGCATCTTTCTGGGATCATAGAGTCTCCTGTGCACTCAGCTTCCTCTTCCTCAAAGTCTTTCCTTTCACATTTTGCTTTGTCtcactttctttttcttctgaacAACACAACATAACAAATGATGTTACCTTCCATGGCAAATAATCAGATAATTTCCACATTTCAATACTCCTTGTGGTGTTGTTTCTAGTGCCAGACATGAGCATGTTATGCAGTGCATGAGCCAGGGCGTACACAGCGTTATATACGTTATTGCTTTTCCCAAATTGCTTGGTGTTACAGGGTTGTTCAAATGACAAATTTACATCAGAACTACAGGATCTTTTGATGTATTTCGGACACTGGCTGCCACACAGGTCCATCCACCACTGTTTAGTGAAACTATCACTTGGAAGCAAGGTAAAGTTCACCTCCTGGATAAACTTTGTAAAGCTTGAGATCTTCTTCTTCACAATTGCAAATGATAAGATGTTGTTCTGTATATCagtttttaattgaaatttagaGGGCAAATTAAGTTCAGTTTTGGTGATCAAGACCTTGCCAGGGTTCAGTAAAAGATAGGGAAAATAGACTATATTCTTTGTATTAGTATAGAGAATGATCACTTTAATAGATGACGTGTTCTTCTTTTTCAGTTTAGATAATTTAACTCCTGCCATGAAATTGATCGGAGTGTGACTGAAGGTTTCTATGAATGCAATGCATCCACCATTCTgctcaatcccttctctcaggatctGAATTGCCCTCAGGCTACTTTCATCATCAGATGCAATGATACCAACCCAGGTCCAATCAAAATGCTTCAATAACTTGACAATCCCAGCACAGAGGTACAGTTCATTGGGGACAGTTCGGTAGTAAAAAGGAAACTTAACTGTGTCACTCATTAGAAGACTCTGTGAGATGAAACTGAtctgttcaaaaacaaaaataataataatctatcaTCATCTTTGTCACTGTGAGA carries:
- the LOC115464990 gene encoding vomeronasal type-2 receptor 26-like encodes the protein MDTWVPNYHCKTSGTLAAIIEGLQPEESSQMSSMFRMYHYPQISFISQSLLMSDTVKFPFYYRTVPNELYLCAGIVKLLKHFDWTWVGIIASDDESSLRAIQILREGIEQNGGCIAFIETFSHTPINFMAGVKLSKLKKKNTSSIKVIILYTNTKNIVYFPYLLLNPGKVLITKTELNLPSKFQLKTDIQNNILSFAIVKKKISSFTKFIQEVNFTLLPSDSFTKQWWMDLCGSQCPKYIKRSCSSDVNLSFEQPCNTKQFGKSNNVYNAVYALAHALHNMLMSGTRNNTTRSIEMWKLSDYLPWKVTSFVMLCCSEEKESETKQNVKGKTLRKRKLSAQETL